From the Clarias gariepinus isolate MV-2021 ecotype Netherlands chromosome 3, CGAR_prim_01v2, whole genome shotgun sequence genome, one window contains:
- the s100b gene encoding protein S100-B has protein sequence MSDLENCMNTIIHIFHKYSDREGDKNTLKKSELKELLTHELPSFTEHIKDQSSFDSLMEGLDTDGDAECDFQEFMTFVTMVTICCHVFFHEDE, from the exons ATGTCGGATTTAGAGAACTGCATGAACACCATCATTCACATCTTCCACAAATACTCGGACCGAGAGGGAGACAAGAACACGCTGAAGAAGAGCGAGCTGAAGGAACTACTCACACACGAACTGCCCTCGTTCACagag cACATTAAGGACCAGTCTTCATTTGATTCCCTGATGGAGGGTCTCGACACCGATGGAGACGCCGAGTGCGACTTCCAGGAGTTCATGACCTTTGTCACTATGGTGACCATCTGCTGCCACGTGTTCTTTCACGAGGACGAATGA